A genomic stretch from Desulfohalobium retbaense DSM 5692 includes:
- a CDS encoding glycosyltransferase has protein sequence MRIAFINSTHRWGGVKTWMLDVGQALSERGHAVTLYGRRGPFVDAWTAAGLPGRSVTFGSDFSPRSIGFFVRDFRAWTPDLILANVGKDLRTAGIAATLCGIPVIHRVGLPGDMRDKWNVRLVHRFLKPSYLVPCEFIKNGLLRELSFLSPEAVTSVHTGKTPVTVPPGQVADPLRLVISSQLSKEKGHSDLFQALARLRGQHRFVCHILGTGPFENQLQDLASELGLDHHLIWHGFQPDVRPFLRQADIFLLPSYREGLPNTLLEAMAEGLIPLSRNVGGVQEVWPDSLAPFLLPEDSDPATWAAALSDLLVQPENQLLRYKAASWQACTENFTLATQISRLEAWLQGQRAPRS, from the coding sequence ATGCGCATTGCCTTTATCAATTCCACACACCGTTGGGGCGGCGTCAAAACCTGGATGCTGGATGTCGGCCAGGCCCTTTCCGAACGCGGTCACGCGGTGACGCTCTATGGCCGTCGCGGCCCTTTTGTCGACGCCTGGACCGCAGCCGGGTTGCCTGGGAGGTCGGTCACCTTTGGCAGCGATTTCAGTCCCCGCAGTATCGGTTTTTTTGTCCGCGACTTTCGCGCCTGGACCCCAGATCTGATTCTCGCCAATGTCGGCAAAGACCTGCGAACCGCCGGTATTGCCGCCACGTTGTGCGGTATTCCCGTCATCCACCGTGTCGGTCTTCCGGGAGACATGCGAGACAAATGGAACGTGCGCCTGGTTCACCGCTTCCTCAAGCCATCCTATCTCGTTCCGTGTGAATTCATTAAAAACGGATTGCTGCGAGAGCTGTCGTTCCTGTCGCCGGAGGCGGTCACCTCCGTGCATACCGGGAAGACTCCCGTGACAGTTCCCCCCGGCCAGGTCGCCGATCCACTGCGGCTGGTCATTTCCAGCCAACTCAGCAAGGAAAAAGGCCACAGTGACCTTTTTCAGGCCTTGGCCCGGCTGCGTGGGCAGCACCGCTTTGTCTGCCACATCCTCGGCACTGGCCCTTTCGAAAACCAGCTCCAGGACCTGGCTTCAGAGCTGGGATTGGACCACCATCTCATCTGGCACGGCTTCCAACCCGACGTGCGCCCCTTTTTGCGGCAAGCCGACATTTTTCTTCTCCCTTCATACCGAGAGGGATTGCCCAACACCCTGCTGGAAGCGATGGCTGAAGGCCTTATCCCGTTGTCCAGAAATGTAGGCGGCGTTCAAGAAGTCTGGCCGGATTCGCTCGCCCCTTTTCTCCTGCCAGAGGACAGCGACCCCGCCACATGGGCCGCGGCGTTGAGTGACCTTCTCGTCCAACCCGAAAACCAGCTTCTGCGCTACAAGGCTGCAAGCTGGCAAGCCTGCACCGAGAACTTCACCCTGGCCACTCAGATCTCCCGCCTCGAAGCCTGGCTGCAAGGACAACGCGCCCCAAGATCCTGA
- a CDS encoding ComEA family DNA-binding protein, translating into MSKEKFQKILGALCCVCLLFAVLGTPVFGSEAVNINTATVAELETLPSVGPVIAKRIVEYRDKHPFTSTEDIQEVKGIGAKTYEKIEGDLAIE; encoded by the coding sequence ATGTCCAAGGAGAAATTCCAAAAAATCTTAGGCGCGCTGTGCTGTGTCTGTCTCCTGTTCGCCGTTCTGGGGACGCCGGTGTTTGGGAGTGAGGCGGTGAATATCAACACAGCGACAGTGGCCGAGCTTGAAACCTTGCCTTCGGTGGGTCCAGTAATCGCCAAACGGATTGTCGAGTATCGGGACAAGCATCCCTTTACAAGCACCGAGGATATCCAGGAAGTCAAGGGTATTGGTGCAAAAACATATGAAAAGATTGAAGGAGACCTTGCAATTGAATGA
- a CDS encoding bifunctional sulfate adenylyltransferase/adenylylsulfate kinase, translated as MLEGDSGRRYAESLMVHFRRVERLKQEAVQCPSVDLNARQVCDLELLLNRALYPLEGFMGRGDYECVLDSMRLEEGTVWPVPICLDLPEAVASRLELGGLLGLRDPEGFLLAILQVSDVWAPDKTREAEAVFGTSDPEVHPGVRRFLEQTHPFYVGGRIEGLHLPQHYDFSQLRLPPSETHRRFSQNGWRRVIGFQTERPLHCAHKEMIQHAAREVGASIFLQPVVGHGVWGRVDHFTRVRCFQEFAARFPRNMIDVGLLPMALRHAGPREALLQAIVRRNFGCTHFMVADDQADPYACQNGAERFYPQYKAQHLVQEYAGETGIDMVPLKHMVYVEDKAQYLPQDEVPEGMRVKEISSRELERRLEFDLQIPEWFSFPEVVRELRVAHPPRHKQGFTVFLTGLSGAGKSTLAKVLYVRFMEMRDRPVTLLDGDIVRKNLSSELSFTREHRELNVRRIGFVASEITKNGGIAVCAPIAPYEDSRRLNRELIEGYGGYIEIFMATPLTVCEQRDRKGLYAKARAGVVQGVTGIDDPYIPPSDPELEIDTSEMTPTEAAQEVLLYLEEQGYIR; from the coding sequence ATGCTCGAAGGGGATTCCGGCCGGCGGTACGCTGAAAGCCTTATGGTCCACTTCAGACGCGTGGAGCGTTTGAAGCAAGAGGCCGTGCAATGTCCCTCGGTGGATTTGAATGCGCGCCAGGTCTGTGATCTGGAACTGCTTCTCAACAGGGCCTTGTATCCCCTCGAAGGGTTCATGGGCCGGGGCGATTACGAGTGCGTTCTCGATTCCATGCGCCTGGAGGAGGGGACAGTCTGGCCTGTACCGATTTGTCTTGATCTGCCCGAGGCAGTGGCAAGCCGCCTGGAGCTTGGTGGGCTCCTGGGACTGCGAGATCCGGAGGGCTTTTTACTGGCGATTTTGCAGGTCAGCGATGTCTGGGCCCCGGACAAAACACGGGAAGCCGAGGCTGTGTTCGGCACGAGTGACCCTGAGGTCCATCCCGGTGTGCGGAGGTTTTTGGAGCAAACACACCCTTTTTATGTCGGAGGGCGTATTGAAGGGCTCCATCTGCCACAACATTATGATTTTTCCCAGTTGCGTCTTCCTCCTTCAGAGACCCACCGCCGTTTTTCGCAAAACGGCTGGCGCCGGGTGATCGGGTTTCAAACCGAGCGTCCGTTGCATTGTGCCCATAAAGAGATGATTCAACATGCAGCACGTGAAGTGGGGGCCTCGATTTTTTTGCAGCCCGTGGTTGGGCATGGGGTCTGGGGCCGAGTAGACCATTTCACCCGGGTGCGGTGTTTCCAAGAATTTGCCGCGCGGTTTCCCAGGAATATGATCGATGTCGGATTGCTCCCCATGGCGCTGCGCCACGCCGGGCCCCGGGAGGCGCTGCTCCAGGCCATCGTTCGCCGCAATTTCGGGTGTACCCATTTCATGGTCGCGGACGACCAGGCTGACCCATACGCGTGCCAAAACGGAGCAGAACGGTTTTATCCGCAATACAAGGCCCAGCACCTGGTTCAGGAGTATGCCGGCGAAACTGGGATCGACATGGTGCCGCTCAAGCATATGGTCTATGTGGAGGACAAGGCTCAGTATCTGCCCCAGGACGAGGTGCCCGAGGGGATGCGGGTCAAAGAGATCAGTTCCCGGGAGTTGGAACGGCGACTAGAATTCGATCTTCAGATCCCGGAGTGGTTCTCTTTCCCTGAAGTTGTCCGGGAGTTGCGAGTCGCCCACCCCCCGCGGCACAAGCAGGGGTTCACCGTTTTTTTGACCGGGCTCTCCGGGGCCGGCAAGTCGACATTGGCCAAAGTTCTGTATGTCCGGTTCATGGAAATGCGCGACCGTCCGGTGACTTTGCTCGACGGGGACATCGTGCGCAAAAATCTTTCCAGTGAGTTGAGTTTCACCCGCGAGCACCGGGAACTCAATGTGCGCCGGATTGGTTTCGTGGCCAGCGAGATCACGAAAAACGGCGGTATTGCCGTATGCGCCCCCATCGCACCTTATGAAGATTCGCGACGGCTGAACAGGGAACTTATCGAAGGGTATGGCGGGTATATTGAAATCTTTATGGCCACTCCACTGACTGTGTGTGAACAACGCGACAGGAAAGGGCTGTATGCCAAGGCGCGAGCCGGGGTGGTTCAGGGCGTGACTGGTATTGATGATCCCTATATCCCTCCTTCGGATCCGGAATTGGAGATCGACACCTCCGAGATGACACCGACTGAAGCCGCTCAGGAGGTCCTTCTCTATCTTGAGGAGCAGGGATATATTCGCTGA